From the Scatophagus argus isolate fScaArg1 chromosome 21, fScaArg1.pri, whole genome shotgun sequence genome, one window contains:
- the LOC124053051 gene encoding phenylethanolamine N-methyltransferase, whose translation MEEKGTENGVGAMAACYERFDPAAYLQYNYTPPRADFERKDSIVPWKLACLHRAFTEGDVSGELLVDIGSGPTLYQVLSGCEVFNKVLLTDFLEVNRQELRHWLQDEEGCNLDWTPYLQHVCKLEGRRPSEWTEKAAKLRQVVKDIVPIDVHRPQPLAHDALPSAGADCLVSCFCLESVSPNLAAFTRALGHIGRLLRPGGHLLLIGALGESYYFGGPGVKIPVVPLNEAQVCDSLKETGYTLIRLEVYTLSQDMRVGVDDVTGVFFVKARKD comes from the exons ATGGAAGAAAAGGGAACAGAGAATGGAGTAGGGGCCATGGCAGCCTGCTACGAGAGGTTTGATCCCGCAGCATATCTACAGTATAACTACACTCCGCCAAGAGCTGATTTTGAGAGGAAGGACAGCATTGTGCCCTGGAAACTGGCGTGCCTGCATAGAGCATTCACCGAAG GCGATGTGAGTGGTGAGCTGCTGGTGGACATTGGGTCGGGTCCCACCCTGTACCAGGTGCTGAGTGGCTGTGAGGTTTTCAACAAGGTGCTCCTCACAGACTTCCTGGAGGTAAACAGGCAGGAGCTGAGGCACTGGCTCCAGGATGAGGAAGGCTGTAACCTGGACTGGACTCCCTACCTGCAGCACGTCTGCAAGCTGGAGGGACGACG GCCCTCTGAATGGACAGAGAAAGCTGCCAAACTACGTCAGGTGGTCAAGGACATCGTCCCAATTGACGTGCACCGCCCTCAGCCTCTGGCCCACGATGCCCTTCCCTCAGCAGGGGCCGACTGTCTCGTGTCCTGCTTCTGCCTGGAGAGCGTCAGCCCTAACCTGGCCGCCTTCACCAGGGCCCTGGGCCACATTGGGAGGCTCCTGCGGCCCGGTGGCCACCTCCTGCTCATCGGAGCCCTGGGGGAGAGTTACTATTTCGGTGGGCCTGGGGTGAAGATTCCAGTGGTCCCACTGAATGAGGCCCAGGTCTGTGATAGTCTGAAGGAGACGGGCTACACGCTGATCAGGCTGGAGGTTTACACGCTGTCCCAGGACAtgagggtgggggtggatgATGTGACTGGTGTGTTTTTCGTAAAGGCAAGAAAGGATTAA